The genomic DNA CCACGGTGGAGGAGGTCTCCTGGGTATCGACCGGCTACATCATCGCGGCGGCGATCGTCATCCCGCTCACGGGATGGCTCGCCGGCTTCTTCGGTCGCAAGCGGTATTTCGTGGGATCCATCATCCTCTTCACGGTGGCCTCGTTCCTGTGCGGAATCTCGGGCAGCCTGCAACAGCTGGTGCTCTGGCGAATCGTGCAGGGGATCGGGGGCGGCGCCTTGATCTCCACGTCGCAGGCGATCCTCTGGGAGTCCTTCCCCCGCGAGGAAGTGGGGACGGGGATGGCCTTCTTCGGGATCGGCGTCATGGTAGGCCCGACCCTCGGTCCTACGCTCGGCGGTTGGTTGACGGACAACTACTCGTGGCCGTGGATCTTTTTCATCAATGTGCCCGTGGGGGCGTTGGCCGTGGCCATGATCATGGCCTATGTGCACGACAACCCGGATCAGCCGCGCAGCCGTCGCATCGATGGGATGGGCATCGCGCTGCTGACCGTGGCCGTGGGCTCGGTGCAGCTCATGTTGGAACGGGGCGAACGGCTGGATTGGTTCGACTCGCCCCTGGTCGTGGGTCTGGCGGCTCTCTCCCTGCTATCGGGGATCTGGCTGATCGTCCACGAGCTGCGGGTGCGCGAGCCGGTCATCAACCTCCGCCTGCTGAAGCAACCGCAGTTCACCGCCGGATCCCTCATGGGCATCGTGCTGGGAGCGGGGTTGTTCGGGTCCGTCTTCATCCTGCCCATCTTCCTGCAGGGCATGCTGCACATGACGGCGTGGCAGACGGGGCTGATCATCCTGCCCGGCGCGATCGCGACGGCCATTTCCATGGGATTCGTCGGACGGCTCAGCGCCACCGTGGACAATCGCCTGCTGATCTTGATCGGCTCGTTGTTCTTCGGGCTGGGGATGTGGCAGCTCTCGCACATCACCGCCGCCACGGGTGGAGACGATCTCTTCTGGCCGCTGATCTGGAGGGGACTGGGCCTGGGGTTGATCTTCGTCCCGCTCACCAATCTGACCCTGCTGGAGATCGGACCTCGTGACCTGGCACAGGCCACGGGCCTCAACAACTTCTTCCGCCAGCTCGGAGGGTCCTTCTCCATCGCCGCCATGGCCTCTCTGCTGACCCGCTTCGTGGGTCAGGAGCACGATATCCTGGCGTCCCAGGTGTCGGCCTATTCGCCGCTGGCCCAGGAGCGTCTGGCGGCGATCACCCGCGGTCTCATGGCCAGCGGCATGGACGCGGCGAGCGCCGCTCGTGCCGCGATGGGTGCGCTGGACGGACAGGTGCTCCTCCAGGCCAATGTTCTGGCCTTCGCCAGGATCTACCTGTTGAGCGGTGCCCTGCTGGTCGGCGCGCTCCCGCTACTGCTGCTGTTCCGCCAGGGCCGGCCGGCGCCCCGGGGGCGCGGCGCTGCGACGGTACACGCGGAGTAGCGTCTCCCGGACACACCCGGCGGTGCGAGGCGCGGCTGCGCCGCGCCGTCGCCCCCCCATACGACGAACGCGGCGCCGCCCCTCCCGGGCGGCGCCGCGTCAGGTCCCGCGGGGCGGGGTGCCCTACTCGGCGGTCTTCTTCTTCGCCGGAGCCTTCTTGGCGGCGGCCTTGGGTTTGGCGGCAGCCTTGGCCTTGGGCTGCTCGGCGGCCTCCGCGGCAGGCGTGGCGCTCTTGGCCTTGGGCTGGTCCGAGTAGCGCTGCTTGAAGCGCTCGACGCGTCCGGCCGTGTCCAGCATCCGCTGGGTGCCGGTGTAGAACGGGTGGGACGCGGCCGAGATCTCCAGCGTGTAGAGCGGATACTCCTGCCCGTCCTCCCACTCGATCGTCCGATCGGTCTTGATCGTCGAGCGCGTGATGAAGGCCATGCCGTTGGACGCGTCGCGGAAGACGACGGGGCGATACTCGGGATGGATTCCGGGCTTCATGGCTGTCGGTCGGGTCGGCGGCGGGGCTGGCCCCCGCACGTGAGGATCGAGCCTTCAACCCTATCCAGAACCGGACCGGGGGTCAATGACCTCCGCCGCCCGGCGGTCGGACCCGGCCACTGCCGCCCCGGCAGGCGGCGACCCCACGCGGGCCGGGGGTCCCTGCCGCTCCCGACGACCGGGGTTCCCGGTGGCCCTGCGGGGGGGTGGGGACGCCGGTCCACCCTGGATCCACCCCCGCCCCCGGGGCATGTTGGGCGGCGGTCCGGGAGCGGGGTGCCCCGGGCCGCATCGCCTCGGCGCACCCCGACACGCTGGGGGCGATCCACCATGCAGACCCGCTTCCTGGGGCGGACGGGCGTCAAGGTCTCTCCGCTCTGCTTCGGCACCATGTCCTTCGGGGGCGACGCGGACGAGGCCATGTCGGCCAAGCTGTTCGCGGCGTGCCGCGACGCGGGTGTGAACGTCTTCGACTGCGCCGATGTGTACAACCAGGGCCGCTCGGAGGAGATCCTGGGCCGCCTCGCGGCCGGCTGCCGCGACGAGGTGGTGCTGACCAGCAAGGTCTATTTCCCCGCCGGCCCGGGGCACAACGCGGCGGGCACCAACGCCTATCACATCGTGCGCGCGGTGGAAGGCAGCCTGCGCCGTCTGGGGACCGATCGCATCGACGTGTACTTCCTGCATCGTTTCGACGACACGGTCCCGCTCGAGGAGACGCTGCGGGCGATCGAGCTGCTGGTGCAGCAGGGGAAGGTCCTGTATCCGGCGGCCAGCAACTTCGCAGCCTGGCAGACCGCCAAGGGACTCGGCATCGCGGAGCGCAACGGATGGGCACGGTTCGCGTGCGTGCAGCCCATGTACAACCTGGTCAAGCGGCAGGCGGAGGTGGAGATCCTCCCGTTGGCGGCCGCGGAGGGCCTGGGCGTCCTGCCGTACAGCCCGCTGGGGGGTGGGCTGCTCACCGGGAAGTACGGAGTCGAGCGTCGCCCGGACTCCGGCCGGCTGCTGGAGAGCCGGATGTACGGCCGCCGCTACGGGGAGGCGTCGAACTTCGAGATCGCCGAGCGCTTCACGGCCTACGCGCGCGAACGGGGCCACAGCCCGGCGGCGCTGGCCGTGGCCTGGGTCGCCGCACATCCGGCGGTGACCGCACCCATCATCGGCGCCCGCTCCGTCGATCAGCTCTCCGACAGCCTCGCCAGCATGGAGCTCCGACTCGCCGCGGAGGAGCGTAGCGCGATCTCCGCGCTGTCCCCGACGCCGGCGCCCGCCACGGACCGCAACGACGAGGGCATCGACGGCGGCTACGGTGTGCGCGCCTGAGCCTCAGCGTGCGTCGCGCAGCTCGATGCTGCCGTCTCCCGTCGCGACCTCCAGGCGGGGGCCGCCCGCGCCCAGCGTGCCTTCGATGCGGTGCTCGCCGATCCGTCCGCGGATGGTCAAGGCGCGCTCGATGCTCAGGTCCTCGCCGCGCAGCTCCACGTCGGCGTCCGCGTCCGACGGGAGCCAGAGCGTGATGTCTCCGTCCCCGGACCGGAGGCGGGCGCCGTGGAACTCGCGGATCCGCACGTCGACGTCTCCATCGCTCGTCTCCACGTCGAGACGGCCGGCCACGCCCTCCACGCGCACGTCGCCATCGGAGGTGTGAAGGCGCAGCTCGGGCGCGGTGGCGTCCTCCACCACCAGGTCTCCATCCGAGGAACGCAGCTCGAGGCGCGTCGGTCGCACGCCCCGCACCCGTACGTCGCCGTCGGACGTACGCACGAGCAGCGCCTCCGCGAACGCGCCCTCGACGTCGATGTCACCGTCGGCACTCGTCAGATCGAGCGCCGCCCCCGCCGGGACGCGAAGCACCGCGGTGACCCCCACGCCGCCGTGCCTCCGCCAATCCCGTCCGTCGATGCGGGCATCGGTCGCTTCGATGCGTGCTTCCGTGCCGGAGGCCTCGACGTGGAACGCCATCCGCTCGAAGACCTCGCGTCCCCAGGCGTCGTCGCGGGCACGGACGTACACGGTCACCGATACGTTCGCGCCCCCGCTGACCAGCCGGATGTCCGCGTCCGCGACGTCCACGACGACGCGCCCGCCGTCGCCGACGTCCAGGGTGCGCTGCAGCAGGACGTCTCCCAGGTCCTGCCCCGTGAGCGGAGCGGCGAGGAGCAGCAGGCCGGCCAGGGTCGGGAAGGGAAGCGCGCGCATGGAGTCTCCAAGGTGGCGCCGGCTCCGGTGCGGCCGGGTGTTCCCTTGGACAGGTGGAAGGCGGTGTCGGTTGGAGGGCGGGGCCGCGCCGGAGCGTGGCGATCCGTCGCTCCCCGCTGCCGGTCCTCGGAAGCGGGGCAGGTGCACAACGAGAACGGGGCGGCGGGACCCTGGGTCCCACCGCCCCGCGCGGTGCCGGAGGCGCTCCGGGCTCAGTCCTGCTCGGTCACCGTGCGCAGCACGCGCTCGAGGTCCTGCATGTACTCCTGGAGCAGCGAGTACAGCTCGTCGTAGCGCATCTCGTACTCTTCCCCCGGGGCCTGGTCGGCGCTGAGGAGGTTGCCGTAGAGGTACTCGAGCTGGTCCACGAGCATGGGGCGGCTGTACCGGATCGGCGCCGTCTCCATCATGCCCTTGATCTCCTCGAGCGTCCGCTTGGCGTTGCCGCTCGCGCCGTTGTCGAGCGCACGATTCAGCCGCACGAGCGCCAGGCGGGCCTCGGTCAGCGCATCGCGCGCCTCGACGGCCTTGTCCACCTGCGCGTTCAGGTCGGCCATGGTGACGCCGTTGGCCAGGACACGGGGGTCGGCCATGACCTGGAACGTCTTGGTGTCGCTCCAGGAGCCCACCGTGAGCCGCGCCTGGTACTCGCCGGGCTTGACCAGCGGACCCGAGGCGCCGAAGCGCCGCGGGTTCGGATCCCACGGGCCGGGCAGGCGCAGGTCCCACACGAAGCGGTGCGCGCCTGCGGTCTTCGGCACGCGCGCCGTGCCCAGCGTCAGGGTCTGGAATTCGCGCATGGTCGGGACCTCGACCGTGGTCTGACCCGGACCCTCGCTCGAGAACGAGCGGATGACGCTCCCGCGCCCGTCGAGGATCTCGATCGTGACCTCGCCCTGCGCGTCGGACGCGAGCGAGTAGTCGATCATGGCACCGGCCGGCGGGTTCTCCGGCTCGTGGGGGAGACGTCCGCCGAAGCCGCCACCCAGACGCAGGCGGTACGCATCTGCGACGTTGAACAGATGCGCGGGCTGCGACGCCATCTGCGGCGTCATCTCCCGCAGCGGTTGCAGGTTGTCCATGATCCAGAAGGACCGGCCCATCGTGGAGATGGCCAGGTCTCCCCGCACCAGCGCGATGTCGGTGATGGGGGTGACCGGCAGGTTCAGCTGGAACGGCTGCCAGCGGGCGCCGTCGTCGAAGGAGACGAACATGCCGAACTCGGTGCCGGCATAGAGCAGGCCCTCACGCTCCGGGTCCTCGCGGATGACCCGGACGGGATAGTCGGCCGGGATGCCGTTGCTGCCCGTGGTGATGCGCGTCCAGCTCTCGCCGTAGTCCTCCGTCCTGAAGCCGTACGGCGCGAAGTCGCCATCCACCTGCTGCCGCAGCACGGTGGCGTATGCCTTGGCCGGATCGTGCGGGGACACCTCGATGTTCTGCACGCGGCCGAACGGCGGTACGTCGGGCGTCACGTCCGTCCAGTTGCGCCCGTTGTCGCGCGTGACGTGGACCAGTCCGTCGTTGGAGCCCGCCCAGATGACGCCCGGCTCGTGCGGCGACTCCTGGATGTCGTAGAGGACGCTGTAGTGCTCCTCGCCCGTCACGTCACGCGTGATGGGCTCCCCGGAGACCACCTGGTACTGGGGCGGGAAGGCCGTCAGGTCCGGCGAGATGGTCTCCCAGGTGCGCCCGCCGTCCCGTGTGCGATGCACGAACTGCGAGCCGTGGTAGACCGTGTTGGGATCGTGGGGGGAGACGTGCACCGGCACGACACGCTGGAAGCGGTACTTGAGGTCCTTCGGGTTGGCCCCGTAGAGGTTCTCGAACCCGACGTAGTACTGCTGCTCCTGCCCCGTGCGGCGGTTGTAGACCCCGAAGCGGCCCTTGCAGTTGGCGTAGACCACGTCCGGGTCGCCGGGCTTGGGCACGGCGGGACCGGTCTCGCAACCACCGTGGATCTCCCAATGGCCTTCGGCGCCCGTGGGGGAGTCGAAGGGCGCGAAGGCGGGCACCGAGATGGTCGTGTTGTCCTGCTGCCCCGCATACATGCGGTAGGGGAAGCCGGTGTCCACGTCCACCTGGTACAGCTCGGCGGTGGGCTGGTTGTTCTGCGTCGACCAGGTGCGGCCTCCGTCCAGGCTCACGTTGGCGCCGCCGTCGTTCGACTGGATCATGATGTCCGGGTTGTCCGGATTGATCCACAGGTCGTGGTTGTCGCCGTGCGGTGTGCGCTGCGCGGTCCACGTCTTCCCGGCGTCGGTCGACTGGTAGTGACCCTCCGCCATGCCCCAGAGGATGTCGGGGTTCACCGGGTGGGCGTTCAGGTTCGTGTAGTAGAACGGCCGGTTGCGGATGGGCTGGAAGTCGCTCACCTGCGTCCAGGTCTCACCCCGATCGTCGGAGCGATAGACGCCGCCTTCGTCGTCGGGCGCCTCGAAGAGGACGTAGACGCGGTCGGGGTCGCCGGCGGATACGGCCAGGTCGGCCTTGCCCCGGAGGTCGTTGGGCAGCCCCTGCGTCTTCAGCTCCCAGGTGTCTCCGCCGTCCGTCGATTTGTAGAGTCCGCCCTCGCGCGAGCCGGAGATGATCGTCCAGAGCTTCCGGTCGACGGTCCAGGTGGTCGCGTAGATCGTGTTGGGGTCGTCCGGAGCGAACTCCAGGTCGACCGCCCCCGTGGAATCGGAGACGAAGAGCACCTTCTCCCAGCTCCGGCCCCCGTCGCGCGTGCGGAAGACGCCGCGCTCCGGGTTGTCCTTGTGCGGATTGCCGATGGCGGCGACGTAGGCCAGATCGGGATTG from Gemmatimonadota bacterium includes the following:
- a CDS encoding DHA2 family efflux MFS transporter permease subunit, which encodes MTSATLAARVETPQERVYRHRYIIAAAVALASMMQVIDTSIVNVAIPHMMGNLGATVEEVSWVSTGYIIAAAIVIPLTGWLAGFFGRKRYFVGSIILFTVASFLCGISGSLQQLVLWRIVQGIGGGALISTSQAILWESFPREEVGTGMAFFGIGVMVGPTLGPTLGGWLTDNYSWPWIFFINVPVGALAVAMIMAYVHDNPDQPRSRRIDGMGIALLTVAVGSVQLMLERGERLDWFDSPLVVGLAALSLLSGIWLIVHELRVREPVINLRLLKQPQFTAGSLMGIVLGAGLFGSVFILPIFLQGMLHMTAWQTGLIILPGAIATAISMGFVGRLSATVDNRLLILIGSLFFGLGMWQLSHITAATGGDDLFWPLIWRGLGLGLIFVPLTNLTLLEIGPRDLAQATGLNNFFRQLGGSFSIAAMASLLTRFVGQEHDILASQVSAYSPLAQERLAAITRGLMASGMDAASAARAAMGALDGQVLLQANVLAFARIYLLSGALLVGALPLLLLFRQGRPAPRGRGAATVHAE
- a CDS encoding type B 50S ribosomal protein L31, with the translated sequence MKPGIHPEYRPVVFRDASNGMAFITRSTIKTDRTIEWEDGQEYPLYTLEISAASHPFYTGTQRMLDTAGRVERFKQRYSDQPKAKSATPAAEAAEQPKAKAAAKPKAAAKKAPAKKKTAE
- a CDS encoding aldo/keto reductase, whose protein sequence is MQTRFLGRTGVKVSPLCFGTMSFGGDADEAMSAKLFAACRDAGVNVFDCADVYNQGRSEEILGRLAAGCRDEVVLTSKVYFPAGPGHNAAGTNAYHIVRAVEGSLRRLGTDRIDVYFLHRFDDTVPLEETLRAIELLVQQGKVLYPAASNFAAWQTAKGLGIAERNGWARFACVQPMYNLVKRQAEVEILPLAAAEGLGVLPYSPLGGGLLTGKYGVERRPDSGRLLESRMYGRRYGEASNFEIAERFTAYARERGHSPAALAVAWVAAHPAVTAPIIGARSVDQLSDSLASMELRLAAEERSAISALSPTPAPATDRNDEGIDGGYGVRA
- a CDS encoding DUF4097 family beta strand repeat-containing protein, whose amino-acid sequence is MRALPFPTLAGLLLLAAPLTGQDLGDVLLQRTLDVGDGGRVVVDVADADIRLVSGGANVSVTVYVRARDDAWGREVFERMAFHVEASGTEARIEATDARIDGRDWRRHGGVGVTAVLRVPAGAALDLTSADGDIDVEGAFAEALLVRTSDGDVRVRGVRPTRLELRSSDGDLVVEDATAPELRLHTSDGDVRVEGVAGRLDVETSDGDVDVRIREFHGARLRSGDGDITLWLPSDADADVELRGEDLSIERALTIRGRIGEHRIEGTLGAGGPRLEVATGDGSIELRDAR